A single Argentina anserina chromosome 7, drPotAnse1.1, whole genome shotgun sequence DNA region contains:
- the LOC126802129 gene encoding DYRK-family kinase pom1 — MEVGAVLEFLKKHGFSEAESALREDMIEKGDLGSFDYEKILFPMAPPLPPVRIPANFPRSKVSDVVEVSSSGDDEFVSLGSSTTNRCSSEFTNPYGIRSTSPGSSKASSDRFSQFGTARNYHDFDMENDLFWHDEKDDADFMTPCFDGVDYFGCPTEDKFVMTSDNEKRNEDLHYTSEALSSEISLNYLDKNRLTNLSSMDAKGVYVTDYYQVEKHQLEGGSEEEPAGEKLKETNLDNCQLNGLGGFLSTNRRTKSSNYSPKKSSTNGWLESVNGKVAGKDLRPNGIDSSEVGINDVDIESHVPETATDEDSEEVYMHNTDDNEYEVFDLRVIHRRNRTGFEADKDLPIVLKTIVAGRYYITEYLGSAAFSKVVQAHDLHTGVDVCLKIIKNDKDFFDQSLDEIKLLKFVNKYDPADERHILRLYDYFYHQEHLFIVCELLKANLYEFQKFSRESGGEAYFTLRRLQAITRQCLEALEYLHHLGVIHCDLKPENILIKSYRRCEIKVIDLGSSCFRTDNLCLYVQSRSYRAPEVILGLSYDEKIDMWSLGCILAELCSGEVLFPNDVIVTILSRIIGMLGPIDLDMLVKGQETDKYFTNELDLYHINEETNQLEYIIPEDSSLEQHLQVTDIGFIDFVQSLLEINPQRRPSAAEALEHPWLSYSYESSSF; from the exons ATGGAGGTAGGGGCAGTGCTCGAGTTCTTGAAGAAACACGGGTTTTCAGAGGCAGAGTCGGCTCTCAGAGAGGATATGATTGAAAAGGGCGATCTGGGTTCTTTTGACTATGAGAAAATCTTGTTTCCGATGGCTCCTCCGCTGCCGCCGGTGAGGATTCCGGCGAATTTTCCGAGATCGAAGGTTTCTGATGTGGTTGAAGTCTCGAGTTCCGGGGATGATGAGTTTGTGAGCTTGGGGTCTTCCACTACAAATAGATGCTCTTCAG AATTTACAAATCCATATGGAATTCGATCTACCTCTCCAGGCAGTTCCAAGGCTTCATCTGatagattctcacaatttgGCACCGCACGCAATTACCATGATTTTGATATGGAAAATGACTTGTTCTGGCATGACGAAAAAGATGATGCAGACTTCATGACTCCTTGCTTTGACGGGGTAGACTACTTTGGCTGTCCTACTGAGGATAAGTTCGTCATGACTTCAGACAATGAAAAGAGAAATGAGGACCTGCATTATACATCTGAAGCTTTATCATCAGAAATAAGCCTTAATTACTTGGACAAAAACCGTCTTACTAATTTATCTTCCATGGATGCCAAGGGTGTTTATGTGACAGACTATTATCAAGTTGAAAAACATCAGCTTGAAGGAGGCTCTGAGGAGGAGCCAGCCGGTGAAAAGTTGAAAGAAACCAATTTGGATAATTGTCAGTTGAATGGTTTGGGGGGTTTTCTGTCCACCAACAGAAGAACGAAGAGTTCTAACTACTCTCCTAAAAAGAGTTCCACAAATGGCTGGTTGGAAAGTGTAAATGGTAAGGTTGCAGGGAAAGATCTTAGGCCGAATGGAATTGACAGCTCTGAAGTTGGAATCAATGATGTAGATATAGAGTCCCATGTTCCTGAGACTGCTACTGATGAAGACAGTGAAGAAGTATATATGCACAACACAGATGACAATGAGTATGAAGTTTTCGATTTAAGAGTCATACACAGAAGAAACAG GACTGGATTTGAAGCAGACAAGGATCTGCCTATTGTGCTAAAGACTATAGTTGCAGGCAGATACTATATAACCGAATATCTGGGTTCAGCTGCTTTCAGTAAGGTTGTACAGGCTCATGATCTTCACACGGGAGTCGATGTTTGTCTAAAGATCATAAAAAATGATAAAGATTTCTTCGATCAGAGTTTAGATGAGATTAAACTTCTTAAGTTTGTAAACAAGTATGATCCTGCAGATGAGCGCCACATTCTACGACTTTATGACTACTTCTATCACCAG GAGCATCTCTTCATTGTTTGTGAACTACTCAAGGCAAATTTGTACGAATTTCAGAAGTTCAGTCGAGAATCTGGTGGAGAAGCATACTTTACACTAAGAAGGTTACAG GCCATAACTCGTCAATGTTTAGAGGCATTGGAATACTTGCATCACCTGGGAGTTATTCACTGCGATCTGAAGCCTGAGAATATTCTCATTAAAAGTTACAGACGATGTGAAATAAAAGTCATTGATCTCGGAAGCAGCTGCTTTCGAACAGACAACTTGTGCCTATATGTACAATCTCGTTCCTACAGAGCTCCTGAAGTCATTCTTGGACTCTCATATGACGAGAAGATTGACATGTGGTCCCTTGGATGCATCTTGGCTGAGCTATGCTCCGGAGAA GTGCTCTTTCCAAATGATGTGATTGTGACCATACTTTCACGTATCATTGGAATGCTCGGTCCCATTGATCTGGATATGTTAGTGAAAGGACAAGAGACGGACAAGTACTTCACAAACGAACTAGATCTCTACCACATTAATGAG GAGACAAACCAATTGGAATACATAATCCCTGAGGACTCCTCCCTGGAGCAACACCTGCAAGTAACCGATATTGGGTTCATCGACTTTGTCCAAAGCTTGCTCGAGATCAATCCCCAGAGACGTCCAAGCGCTGCAGAGGCACTAGAGCACCCCTGGCTTTCCTATTCATACGAATCGAGTTCTTTCTAA